From the Halomonas meridiana genome, one window contains:
- the pgi gene encoding glucose-6-phosphate isomerase, which produces METSSSALHQRVYTPLNALAAHAEHLQAQSLSDLLENDDTAQQRAASLAYTLGSLHIDFSKQRLTQQTLSLLVEWAYSCGLEAKRQALFAGAEVNSSEKRPALHMAARWPAKKLPPEGMEAAAKFCQQQRTKMASLVQRVHQGEWFGATGQAITDIVHIGVGGSDLGPKLVSESLADCPSRVKVGVHYVSTMDGSQLLPLMETLNPATTLLVLASKSFTTADTQFNARTALLWLSDALEVEEATIRRYQLLGVSAKPDKMTEFGIPEAHQLEFKEWIGGRFSLWSPIGVSIAMQLGLEQFDALLDGAHAMDQHFMATPLKDNLPVLVGLVGAWNCQFLNIPTHVVLPYDGRLKSLAAYLQQLEMESNGKSVGLDGRSINHATCPILWGDVGPNAQHAFYQLLHQGGHTVSADFIAIAGGSSFPSAQIYTALKEQGALTLANCLAQAQLFALGDDAIPPSLRGYMAQGYRGNQPNSAILLKTLDAWSLGALLALYEHKVFVQSVLWNINPFDQPGVELGKQLASSLYQTLVGQPAQHDNVEDPSTAQLLRKVNEWR; this is translated from the coding sequence ATGGAAACATCTTCATCGGCGCTACATCAGCGGGTGTACACCCCCCTTAACGCGTTAGCGGCACATGCAGAACACTTGCAAGCGCAATCCCTTAGTGATTTGTTAGAAAATGACGATACCGCTCAGCAGCGCGCTGCATCGTTGGCGTATACGCTTGGCTCGCTGCATATCGATTTCAGTAAACAGCGTTTAACGCAGCAAACACTTTCTTTATTGGTGGAGTGGGCCTATAGCTGTGGTCTTGAAGCGAAACGCCAGGCTCTGTTTGCGGGCGCTGAGGTAAATTCTTCAGAGAAACGTCCGGCACTGCATATGGCGGCCCGCTGGCCAGCTAAGAAGTTACCGCCCGAAGGGATGGAAGCAGCGGCAAAATTTTGCCAGCAGCAGCGTACCAAAATGGCGAGCTTGGTACAGCGAGTACACCAAGGCGAGTGGTTTGGTGCCACCGGGCAAGCGATCACTGATATTGTGCATATCGGTGTAGGCGGTTCGGATTTAGGCCCCAAATTGGTGAGTGAGTCACTGGCGGACTGCCCCAGCCGTGTCAAAGTGGGCGTGCACTATGTCTCGACCATGGATGGCTCGCAGCTACTCCCCTTGATGGAGACTCTCAATCCGGCTACGACCTTGCTGGTGTTGGCGTCTAAATCCTTCACCACGGCCGATACTCAGTTCAATGCGCGTACGGCACTGTTGTGGCTTAGTGATGCGCTCGAAGTCGAAGAAGCCACCATTCGCCGTTATCAGTTGCTTGGTGTGTCAGCAAAACCCGACAAAATGACCGAGTTTGGCATTCCTGAAGCACATCAGTTGGAATTCAAAGAGTGGATTGGCGGCCGGTTTTCGTTGTGGTCGCCCATTGGCGTCAGTATTGCGATGCAGTTGGGCCTAGAGCAATTTGATGCGCTATTAGACGGCGCCCACGCCATGGATCAGCATTTCATGGCAACTCCGTTAAAAGATAATTTGCCTGTGTTAGTAGGGCTGGTAGGGGCGTGGAACTGTCAGTTTTTGAATATCCCTACCCATGTGGTGCTGCCTTACGATGGTCGCCTGAAAAGTCTCGCGGCGTATTTGCAGCAGCTTGAAATGGAGTCGAACGGTAAAAGCGTGGGGCTCGATGGCCGCTCGATTAACCATGCCACTTGCCCTATTTTATGGGGCGACGTAGGACCCAACGCGCAGCATGCTTTTTATCAATTGCTACACCAAGGTGGTCATACCGTTAGTGCGGATTTTATCGCGATAGCAGGGGGCTCAAGCTTTCCCTCAGCCCAAATCTATACTGCATTGAAAGAGCAGGGGGCGTTGACTTTGGCAAATTGCCTTGCCCAAGCTCAGTTATTTGCATTAGGCGACGATGCGATCCCCCCGTCACTACGCGGTTATATGGCACAAGGGTATCGTGGCAATCAGCCTAATTCGGCCATACTGTTAAAAACGCTGGACGCTTGGTCACTTGGCGCGCTGTTGGCGCTTTATGAACACAAAGTATTTGTACAGTCGGTGTTGTGGAACATTAATCCGTTTGATCAGCCAGGTGTTGAGCTAGGAAAGCAATTAGCCAGTAGCCTCTACCAAACGCTGGTGGGGCAACCGGCTCAACACGACAATGTAGAAGATCCCAGTACTGCTCAGCTGCTGCGTAAAGTAAATGAGTGGCGTTAG
- the pgm gene encoding phosphoglucomutase (alpha-D-glucose-1,6-bisphosphate-dependent), which yields MDAIIQAFFDQTPDANVAKERVAFGTSGHRGRATERTFNEAHIIAITQAVVDYRQEEDYQGPLFLGLDTHALSRPAWECALRVLAANKVPVMIEKGHGYTATPLVSHAILQHNAQQRQAMPAMKADGLIITPSHNPPEDGGIKYNLHHGGPADTEATQWIELRANAYLLRQLSDIALVPLEEALAHAQEYDYTAHYVAQLGHVVDMAAIQKANLTLGVDPMGGTALPVWQAIGEHFGLNLEVVNTAIDDSFSFMPPDHDGKIRMDCSSADAMSNLLKIKDRFDIAFGNDPDADRHGIVDANGLMNPNHFLAVCVDYLISHRPQWSDSLKIGKTLVSSSMIDRVVASHNRELFEVPVGFKWFVDGLHEGWLAFGGEESAGASLLTQEGKAWSTDKDGIALCLLAAEIMAVTGKTPSEYYRTLTERFGEPFYKRVDTACTAEEKAAFKNLTADSITDTTLAGDPITAVLVKAPGNQAAIGGLKVTTENGWFAARPSGTESLYKVYAESFKGPQHLDELIESATALLSGVLKGEW from the coding sequence ATGGATGCCATTATTCAGGCTTTTTTTGACCAAACTCCAGATGCCAATGTGGCAAAAGAGCGGGTTGCGTTTGGCACGTCAGGCCACCGTGGCCGCGCTACCGAGCGCACGTTCAACGAAGCGCACATTATTGCCATCACCCAGGCGGTAGTGGATTACCGCCAAGAAGAAGACTACCAGGGCCCGCTGTTTTTAGGCTTGGATACCCATGCACTTTCACGCCCCGCCTGGGAGTGCGCGCTGCGAGTGTTGGCCGCCAATAAAGTGCCGGTGATGATCGAAAAGGGCCATGGCTACACGGCCACGCCTTTGGTTAGCCACGCGATCTTGCAGCATAACGCGCAGCAGCGTCAGGCCATGCCTGCCATGAAAGCGGACGGCTTGATTATTACGCCTAGCCATAACCCGCCAGAAGACGGCGGTATTAAGTACAACCTCCACCACGGCGGCCCAGCAGATACCGAAGCGACCCAATGGATCGAGCTGCGCGCCAATGCGTACTTGCTGCGTCAGCTAAGCGATATTGCGTTAGTGCCGTTAGAAGAGGCGCTTGCCCACGCCCAGGAGTATGACTACACCGCGCATTACGTAGCGCAGTTGGGTCACGTGGTGGATATGGCGGCGATTCAAAAAGCCAACTTAACGCTGGGCGTAGACCCCATGGGCGGCACGGCGCTGCCCGTTTGGCAGGCGATTGGTGAGCATTTCGGTCTGAACCTGGAAGTCGTGAACACCGCCATTGATGACAGCTTCAGCTTTATGCCGCCCGATCACGATGGCAAAATCCGCATGGATTGCTCCAGCGCGGATGCCATGTCGAACCTGCTAAAGATTAAAGACCGCTTCGATATCGCTTTTGGCAACGACCCAGACGCCGACCGCCACGGTATTGTGGACGCCAACGGGTTGATGAATCCGAACCACTTCTTGGCGGTGTGCGTGGATTACCTGATCAGCCATCGCCCGCAGTGGAGCGATTCGCTGAAAATCGGTAAAACGCTGGTCTCTTCGTCGATGATCGATCGCGTCGTGGCTTCGCACAACCGTGAGCTGTTTGAAGTACCTGTCGGTTTCAAGTGGTTCGTGGATGGCCTGCATGAAGGCTGGTTAGCCTTTGGTGGTGAAGAGAGCGCTGGCGCGAGCCTACTTACCCAAGAAGGGAAAGCGTGGTCGACCGATAAAGACGGTATCGCGCTGTGCTTGCTGGCCGCTGAGATTATGGCCGTTACCGGCAAAACGCCCAGCGAGTATTATCGAACCCTCACTGAACGGTTTGGCGAGCCTTTCTACAAACGGGTCGATACCGCCTGCACCGCGGAAGAGAAAGCGGCGTTCAAAAACCTCACCGCCGATAGCATCACCGACACCACCTTGGCAGGCGACCCCATCACCGCCGTATTGGTCAAAGCACCGGGTAACCAAGCCGCCATTGGTGGTTTGAAAGTCACCACCGAAAACGGCTGGTTCGCCGCCCGCCCTAGTGGCACGGAATCGCTCTACAAAGTGTACGCCGAAAGCTTCAAAGGCCCACAGCATTTGGATGAGTTGATCGAAAGTGCCACCGCGCTCTTATCAGGCGTGTTGAAAGGGGAGTGGTGA
- a CDS encoding glycosyltransferase: MSQPNMWLVLSDGAKPTEDIYFLESAALALRQQGVGVERVVAQRFFAAARLHGRALLRRYAGANVVICRSLAPSWVSWLKRHRHWFGYIAYLIDDDIAAAAEDTALPAAYRQRMAGIAKRQPALLALCDEVVACSDVLAARFLPLHHRVSVLTPPLIAPLPALEHFEQPPSAQKPWQMGFHGTRAHLNDLLHITPSLWAVLNVRQDLHCEVMLGQYTPFALTALENTSTPEPLPWHSFRHYQASKRLHIGLAPLLQTPFNEGKSFIKFLDIAAMGGVGIYSNRYPYTEVVRHGENGLLVGDTPSEWRAALQQLLNNPEATANMAQQAAADALRVGALHHAVDFWQARQR; encoded by the coding sequence ATGAGCCAGCCAAACATGTGGCTAGTGCTGAGCGATGGCGCTAAACCTACCGAAGATATCTATTTTTTAGAGTCTGCTGCTCTTGCTTTACGTCAGCAGGGTGTTGGTGTTGAGAGAGTGGTTGCGCAGCGCTTTTTTGCAGCGGCAAGGCTGCATGGCAGGGCGTTATTACGCCGTTATGCGGGAGCCAATGTTGTGATATGCCGCTCGTTAGCGCCGAGCTGGGTATCGTGGTTAAAACGTCATCGTCATTGGTTTGGCTATATCGCTTATTTAATAGATGATGATATAGCGGCAGCCGCTGAAGACACTGCTTTGCCTGCTGCTTATCGTCAGCGTATGGCGGGTATCGCAAAGCGTCAGCCAGCCCTATTAGCGCTATGCGATGAAGTCGTTGCCTGCAGCGATGTGCTAGCTGCCCGCTTTTTGCCCCTTCATCACCGGGTTTCGGTGTTAACTCCTCCGTTAATTGCACCATTACCAGCCCTTGAACATTTTGAACAGCCACCCTCGGCCCAGAAGCCTTGGCAGATGGGCTTTCATGGTACACGCGCCCATTTGAACGATCTGCTCCACATTACGCCCTCGTTATGGGCAGTATTGAATGTTCGCCAAGATCTTCACTGCGAAGTTATGCTGGGGCAGTATACGCCGTTCGCGTTAACGGCCTTGGAGAACACCTCAACGCCTGAACCGTTACCTTGGCACTCATTTCGACACTATCAAGCCAGTAAACGACTGCACATTGGCTTGGCACCGTTATTGCAAACTCCCTTTAACGAGGGGAAGTCGTTTATTAAGTTTTTAGACATCGCGGCGATGGGCGGCGTGGGTATCTACTCGAATCGCTACCCTTACACAGAGGTGGTGCGCCATGGTGAAAATGGCTTGCTGGTAGGGGATACCCCCAGTGAGTGGCGGGCCGCCCTGCAGCAATTGCTTAATAATCCTGAGGCGACTGCTAACATGGCACAACAGGCAGCGGCCGATGCGCTGCGGGTAGGTGCTCTTCATCACGCGGTTGATTTTTGGCAGGCGCGTCAGCGTTAA
- a CDS encoding glycosyltransferase: MTLFSRTPDYQPRCHLQALSPEAAYQWQAVGEDPQFTFPKARLLPGWQMLEIAIDHDQPSAAVKLYFNRGKGFEEESSVYLPVKAGRVAKRVFWMPLGVRTLRLDPLEDTGSFTIQHLRFVWLTPWFAHDRLAHRLTTMHPQWRGKPKQQVLVDIKQKAAEAGQPWRHVMLAEYAATFDRFSVQYSYVDWLKQQPSVSLEEYQQTLQALTATPVISVVVPVFNPSLDHLTSCLDSVLAQYYPHWQLCIANDASTAPGVAALLDEYAERDPRVQVIHRPQNGHICAASNSALSLAEGEFVALLDHDDCLAPEALLEMAIAMNRFPQARLLYSDEDKLDERGVRYDPHFKPDWNPDLLLAQNYLSHLGVYSTALVRELGGFREGFEGSQDHDLALRVTASIAAEHIVHVPKVLYHWRAAEGSTAMGSSQKSYTSQAGLKAVASHLAAHHPGALVEHGGYANTYRVRWPLPDPQPLVSLLIPTRDRVEILQPCVDAILSRTEYRHFELLILDNGSTCQATLAYMEEVALRDQRVRVLRWEHPFNYSAINNFGVQHAKGEIIGLVNNDIEPINPEWLTEMVSQTVRPEIGCVGAKLYYPNDTIQHAGVILGIGGVAGHAHKYYQRDALGYFTRLHLAHNLSAVTAACLLVRKHVYHEVDGLNEQHLAVAFNDVDFCLKVREAGYRNLWTPYAELYHHESISRGSDDNPEKRARAAREVAYMRRAWGESLHQDPAYNPNLTQVHEDFSLR, translated from the coding sequence GTGACCCTTTTTTCCCGTACGCCTGATTACCAGCCCCGCTGCCATTTGCAGGCACTCTCGCCGGAAGCCGCTTACCAATGGCAAGCCGTTGGTGAAGACCCTCAGTTTACGTTCCCCAAGGCCCGTTTACTGCCCGGCTGGCAAATGCTGGAAATTGCGATAGATCACGACCAGCCTAGCGCTGCCGTTAAGCTCTATTTTAACCGAGGAAAAGGGTTCGAAGAGGAGAGTAGCGTTTACTTGCCCGTGAAGGCGGGGCGGGTGGCTAAGCGTGTGTTTTGGATGCCGTTAGGTGTGCGCACGCTACGCCTAGACCCGCTGGAAGACACAGGCAGCTTTACCATCCAGCATTTGCGTTTCGTGTGGTTAACGCCGTGGTTTGCCCACGATCGTTTGGCGCACCGGTTAACCACCATGCACCCACAATGGCGTGGTAAACCCAAGCAGCAAGTGTTGGTGGATATAAAGCAAAAGGCGGCAGAGGCGGGTCAGCCTTGGCGTCACGTTATGCTGGCAGAGTACGCTGCTACATTTGATCGCTTTTCGGTTCAGTACAGCTATGTCGATTGGTTGAAGCAGCAACCAAGCGTATCCCTTGAAGAGTATCAACAAACGCTGCAAGCACTCACGGCTACCCCCGTCATTTCAGTCGTCGTGCCGGTATTCAATCCATCACTCGACCATTTAACAAGCTGTTTAGATTCTGTATTGGCTCAGTACTACCCGCATTGGCAGCTGTGTATCGCGAACGATGCTTCCACCGCACCGGGGGTCGCTGCGCTTCTTGATGAGTATGCCGAGCGCGACCCACGCGTTCAGGTGATTCACCGTCCGCAAAATGGCCATATCTGCGCGGCCAGCAATTCGGCACTTAGTCTTGCGGAAGGAGAGTTCGTGGCACTGCTCGACCACGACGATTGTCTCGCCCCAGAAGCGCTGCTGGAAATGGCCATCGCCATGAATCGCTTTCCTCAGGCGCGTCTGTTGTATAGCGATGAAGATAAGCTAGATGAACGTGGCGTTCGCTACGATCCGCACTTTAAACCCGACTGGAACCCGGATCTGCTGCTGGCCCAAAATTACTTGTCTCATTTGGGAGTCTACTCTACAGCGTTGGTGCGTGAGTTGGGTGGCTTTCGGGAAGGGTTCGAAGGCAGCCAAGACCATGATCTTGCCCTGCGGGTAACGGCGTCTATTGCAGCTGAACATATTGTTCACGTGCCGAAAGTGCTTTACCACTGGCGTGCTGCCGAAGGCTCCACGGCAATGGGCAGTAGCCAGAAAAGCTATACCTCCCAGGCTGGCTTGAAAGCTGTGGCTAGCCATTTAGCGGCTCATCATCCGGGGGCGTTGGTTGAACACGGTGGTTACGCCAATACTTACCGTGTGCGTTGGCCGCTTCCTGACCCCCAGCCGCTGGTGAGCTTGCTAATACCCACCCGAGACCGCGTGGAAATCCTACAGCCCTGTGTTGATGCTATTCTCTCGCGAACGGAATACCGTCACTTTGAACTACTGATTTTAGATAACGGCAGTACTTGCCAAGCCACCTTGGCCTATATGGAAGAGGTGGCGTTGCGCGACCAGCGCGTGCGTGTTTTACGTTGGGAGCACCCGTTCAACTACTCTGCTATTAACAACTTTGGCGTTCAGCACGCAAAAGGCGAGATAATCGGGCTTGTGAATAACGATATTGAGCCGATTAACCCTGAATGGTTAACCGAAATGGTAAGCCAAACGGTGCGCCCAGAGATTGGCTGTGTAGGAGCAAAACTTTACTACCCAAACGACACCATTCAGCACGCGGGGGTGATTTTAGGCATTGGGGGCGTGGCAGGCCACGCCCACAAATATTATCAACGCGATGCCCTGGGGTATTTCACGCGGCTGCATCTTGCTCATAACTTATCAGCGGTGACGGCTGCTTGCTTATTAGTGCGTAAACACGTTTACCATGAAGTCGATGGGTTAAATGAACAGCATTTAGCCGTTGCGTTTAACGATGTCGATTTTTGCTTGAAAGTACGTGAAGCAGGCTATCGTAACCTCTGGACGCCGTATGCAGAGCTCTATCACCATGAGTCGATCTCCCGCGGTTCCGATGACAATCCTGAAAAGCGCGCCAGAGCCGCACGAGAAGTCGCTTATATGCGCCGTGCCTGGGGAGAAAGCTTGCATCAAGACCCTGCCTACAACCCGAACCTGACCCAGGTGCATGAAGACTTTTCGCTCCGCTAG
- a CDS encoding sulfotransferase family 2 domain-containing protein gives MNSLFFVHVPKTAGTSFRKAAELFFGSEKVVYDYSPTSVETSDVALNFVYEIQDFLLFYNELKSLKVKLICGHVSAGKYIDFFGSLNTLTFLREPVQRIVSEYYHFVRHNNYKGDLPSFYRKPQFINRQSKMLQGVPVEALGFVGLTERYEQGLDILNQAYGTNIQSVSMNMGRKDKAAEYELPEEQLNEIRSLNEDDLQLYDHAKRLFLKRETLFKQGRPYVHGAIQQQSNKSISGWAWWQGSDDSVELAIEVDGETVATVYAKDLRPGLLRLGLPRRGYVGFHHNFAEPLSEDAVVTVRVAKTGQCIS, from the coding sequence ATGAATTCATTGTTTTTTGTTCATGTTCCAAAAACTGCTGGAACTAGTTTTAGAAAAGCAGCTGAACTTTTTTTTGGATCTGAGAAAGTCGTTTACGACTATTCTCCTACTTCGGTTGAAACTTCTGACGTTGCATTGAATTTCGTATATGAGATCCAGGATTTTTTATTATTTTACAATGAGTTGAAGTCTCTTAAAGTTAAACTCATTTGTGGGCATGTTAGTGCTGGAAAATACATAGATTTTTTTGGTTCACTTAATACTCTAACTTTTTTGCGAGAACCAGTGCAACGTATAGTGTCCGAATACTATCATTTTGTTCGACATAATAATTATAAGGGCGATTTGCCCTCTTTTTATCGTAAGCCACAGTTTATTAATCGCCAGTCGAAGATGTTACAGGGCGTACCGGTTGAGGCGCTTGGTTTTGTGGGCCTTACCGAGCGTTACGAGCAAGGGCTCGACATTCTCAACCAGGCTTATGGTACGAATATTCAGTCTGTTTCCATGAATATGGGCCGAAAAGATAAAGCCGCCGAATATGAGTTACCGGAAGAGCAGCTAAACGAAATTCGCAGCCTCAACGAGGACGACCTTCAGCTTTATGATCACGCGAAGCGGTTATTTCTTAAGCGCGAAACACTCTTTAAGCAGGGCAGGCCTTACGTACACGGCGCCATTCAGCAGCAGAGTAACAAGAGCATTAGCGGTTGGGCATGGTGGCAAGGCAGCGATGACTCCGTTGAGCTAGCGATAGAGGTAGATGGAGAAACCGTTGCTACTGTTTATGCAAAAGATTTGCGCCCTGGCCTGCTTCGGCTGGGGTTGCCGCGTCGTGGTTACGTAGGGTTTCACCATAACTTTGCAGAACCCCTCTCTGAGGATGCCGTTGTAACGGTACGCGTGGCAAAAACAGGCCAGTGCATTAGCTGA
- a CDS encoding rhamnan synthesis F family protein — MQALEFCIKKIIDYTGVNAVLLNSVESVEMAEAAFNLGLPTASLLHEFAEYTRPIGKVSRMLLASDMVMYPAKSLMSSGLNELSSSSGIRTIPNHIVIQPQGYLDFKIRYDSTWSLRQQLGLSNEDLLIVGAGHVQPRKGVDWFLETCHYIFEIMSQSNDVRANKLQFVWLGNGYNENDTLVSVWLDAYMHRVGIKDRVHFPGAVHDVGLALREADLFLLTSKLDPFPNVAIDALHSDCGIGVFAESSGIADFVVEKYARAAIGKYGDARNLAENIVEKFDYLISKNGVNSAICSKELSFDNYVINIKVLIDESIARRDELKKLEELDCFRKNFSANFYNKDIVSEFAVKNHFLSQLIKGIAVTKPFPGSDIQAVCDNINVCDFQSAVEMAMSAKVEGMPVTIIKGAPVEKIYSGRIALQFHIYFEDLIPEFCEYFKTLTDHNVDLFVSHVPELNDAHIKQLEESVSGSLHLQRFDNQGRDVYPFYRQFIDNIEPYYDIVGHFHTKKSNDVANGVGDRWRRYLLGNLMGSRAASIEILSLFNDFETGLVFAEDRHLVDEGKNSAYIELLLKQMGLCRRDNYHHFPLGTMFWARVSALSSLAKIKDDTFNLPEPIPYDGSVLHAFERILPQLVEESNYSVKRIYTENTIW, encoded by the coding sequence GTGCAAGCTCTTGAATTCTGCATCAAGAAAATAATCGATTACACTGGAGTGAACGCTGTATTGTTGAACTCTGTAGAGTCTGTTGAGATGGCAGAGGCAGCGTTTAACCTTGGTTTACCTACTGCAAGTTTACTTCATGAGTTTGCTGAGTATACTAGGCCTATAGGTAAGGTTAGTAGAATGCTTTTAGCATCTGATATGGTAATGTACCCGGCTAAAAGTCTAATGAGTTCCGGGCTAAATGAGCTATCTAGCTCTAGTGGAATTCGTACTATTCCGAATCATATTGTAATTCAACCTCAAGGGTATTTGGATTTTAAAATTAGATATGACTCAACCTGGAGTCTTAGGCAGCAACTGGGGCTAAGCAATGAGGATTTATTAATAGTCGGTGCTGGACATGTTCAGCCTCGAAAAGGTGTCGATTGGTTTTTAGAAACATGTCATTATATATTTGAGATAATGTCGCAAAGTAACGACGTGCGTGCAAATAAGTTGCAGTTTGTCTGGCTTGGTAATGGCTACAATGAGAATGATACATTAGTTAGTGTTTGGCTTGATGCCTATATGCATCGAGTAGGCATCAAAGATAGAGTCCATTTTCCGGGTGCTGTCCACGATGTTGGTTTGGCATTACGTGAAGCTGATTTGTTTCTTCTTACATCTAAACTTGATCCTTTTCCAAATGTTGCTATTGATGCTTTGCATTCTGATTGTGGAATAGGCGTTTTTGCTGAGTCTAGCGGGATAGCTGACTTTGTAGTCGAAAAATATGCGCGAGCAGCCATAGGAAAGTACGGGGATGCACGTAATCTTGCTGAAAATATAGTTGAAAAATTTGACTACTTGATTTCTAAAAATGGTGTTAATTCAGCTATATGCAGTAAGGAGCTTAGTTTTGATAACTATGTCATAAATATAAAAGTCTTAATTGATGAATCTATAGCTAGACGTGATGAATTGAAAAAGCTTGAGGAATTAGATTGCTTCCGCAAAAACTTTTCTGCTAATTTTTATAATAAAGATATAGTTAGTGAGTTTGCTGTAAAGAATCATTTCCTTAGTCAGCTAATTAAAGGTATCGCAGTAACTAAACCGTTCCCAGGCTCCGATATTCAAGCTGTTTGTGACAATATTAATGTATGTGATTTTCAATCTGCTGTAGAAATGGCGATGTCGGCCAAAGTTGAAGGTATGCCAGTAACCATAATTAAAGGTGCGCCGGTTGAAAAAATCTACAGTGGACGTATTGCATTACAGTTTCATATCTATTTTGAAGATCTCATACCAGAGTTTTGTGAGTACTTCAAAACTCTTACTGATCATAATGTGGACCTCTTTGTGTCACATGTCCCAGAACTAAATGACGCCCATATTAAGCAATTGGAAGAGTCAGTAAGTGGAAGTTTGCATTTGCAACGGTTTGATAACCAAGGTAGAGATGTATACCCTTTTTATCGTCAATTCATAGATAATATTGAGCCTTACTATGACATTGTTGGGCATTTTCATACAAAAAAATCAAATGATGTAGCCAACGGTGTCGGTGATCGTTGGCGTCGCTATTTACTTGGGAATTTAATGGGATCAAGAGCAGCAAGTATAGAGATACTTTCATTGTTTAATGACTTTGAAACAGGTTTAGTATTTGCCGAGGATCGTCACTTAGTTGATGAGGGAAAAAATTCTGCCTATATTGAATTGTTGTTAAAGCAAATGGGGCTGTGCCGTAGAGATAACTACCATCATTTTCCTTTAGGTACTATGTTTTGGGCGAGAGTTTCTGCTTTGTCTTCTTTAGCTAAAATTAAAGATGATACATTTAACTTGCCTGAACCTATTCCATATGATGGCTCTGTGCTTCATGCTTTTGAACGAATTTTGCCTCAGCTTGTAGAAGAGTCTAATTATTCGGTAAAAAGAATATATACAGAAAACACCATTTGGTAA
- a CDS encoding NAD(P)-dependent oxidoreductase encodes MQKIVLLGATGFIGSNIAQELNCRGRDWLGVSRSGGADSDFKTVKLVDDSLKKALDEKPIVINAIGGLKPRDFEENFESAMTEFWNLTNTVLNLLRDKPPSLLMQISSAGTIYGDALFTPSVETDSPAPSSWYGRMKLVEEALFQQLAATNNVPFICARVSNPFGNVNHPKHGLVDVLVDHIREGKVFNACFPKGAQRDFIYAPEMARILVDMIDRPVPGVFNVASGESIKLQELIQFVRSKLPNALIKETISTKTDVRCSSLCTEKLSKTYGLRASSLTAFEYLRNELFREE; translated from the coding sequence ATGCAAAAAATTGTATTACTCGGAGCTACTGGATTTATAGGCTCTAATATTGCGCAAGAGTTAAATTGCCGTGGTCGAGATTGGTTAGGCGTGTCTCGTTCAGGAGGTGCTGATAGTGATTTTAAAACAGTTAAGTTAGTAGATGATAGTCTGAAAAAAGCTTTAGATGAAAAGCCTATAGTCATTAACGCGATTGGTGGGTTGAAACCAAGAGATTTTGAAGAAAACTTTGAGTCTGCGATGACTGAGTTTTGGAATCTTACTAATACAGTATTAAACTTGTTGCGTGACAAACCACCTAGTTTACTAATGCAAATATCTTCCGCAGGAACTATTTATGGTGATGCATTATTTACGCCTAGTGTAGAGACTGATTCGCCAGCACCAAGCTCTTGGTATGGGCGGATGAAGCTTGTTGAAGAAGCACTTTTTCAACAACTTGCTGCAACAAATAATGTACCATTTATTTGCGCAAGAGTGTCTAATCCTTTTGGTAATGTTAATCATCCTAAGCATGGCTTAGTAGATGTTCTTGTAGATCATATTCGAGAGGGTAAAGTTTTTAATGCATGTTTTCCAAAAGGGGCGCAGCGTGACTTTATATATGCACCAGAAATGGCACGCATACTTGTTGATATGATAGATCGTCCTGTCCCCGGAGTGTTTAATGTTGCCAGTGGAGAGTCAATAAAGTTGCAGGAGCTTATCCAGTTTGTACGATCAAAGCTTCCAAATGCATTGATAAAAGAAACCATTTCAACTAAAACGGATGTTAGGTGTAGTTCTTTATGTACTGAAAAACTTAGTAAAACTTACGGTTTAAGAGCTAGTAGTCTGACAGCTTTTGAGTATCTTAGGAATGAGCTTTTTAGGGAAGAATGA
- the rfbC gene encoding dTDP-4-dehydrorhamnose 3,5-epimerase codes for MQYEKLAIPDVMLLTPQVFSDERGFFMETFRHADFIKHCGNYTFVQDNHSLSCCGILRGLHYQFEKPQGKLVRVTRGEVFDVAVDLRLNSPTFGKWIGVFLNSTSKQLLWIPPGFAHAFYVTSNEAEFQYKCTDYYNPGDEYCIRWDDEDLAIDWPLVHENMPILSGKDNAGSSFKDARKFELIR; via the coding sequence ATGCAATATGAAAAACTTGCTATACCCGACGTAATGCTTCTTACTCCGCAAGTATTTAGTGATGAGCGTGGTTTTTTTATGGAGACTTTTCGTCATGCAGATTTTATAAAACATTGTGGCAATTACACATTTGTACAAGATAATCATAGTCTTTCTTGCTGCGGTATTTTGCGAGGGCTGCACTATCAGTTTGAAAAGCCTCAAGGGAAATTAGTTAGAGTGACTCGGGGAGAAGTCTTTGATGTTGCGGTGGATTTAAGATTAAACAGTCCTACATTTGGTAAATGGATAGGTGTTTTCTTAAACTCTACAAGTAAGCAACTGCTTTGGATACCGCCAGGATTCGCCCATGCGTTTTATGTTACTAGTAATGAAGCTGAGTTTCAGTATAAATGCACAGACTATTACAACCCGGGCGATGAATACTGCATCCGTTGGGATGATGAGGATTTAGCTATAGATTGGCCCCTTGTACATGAAAATATGCCCATTCTATCAGGGAAAGATAATGCAGGATCAAGCTTCAAAGATGCTCGAAAATTTGAATTAATACGATAG